In a single window of the Vitis vinifera cultivar Pinot Noir 40024 chromosome 6, ASM3070453v1 genome:
- the LOC100241568 gene encoding dirigent protein 22, with amino-acid sequence MAKTLLVSPSYFIFFIFLIFSSTTTPIFGEEYSYVKSVNPKKMKIPREKVSHFKLYWQDDVSGSNATSVTVIEALNNSSPYFGMVNIIDNSLTVGPNMSSKTVGKAQGLYASTGQEDASLLMVMNFAFTDGKYNGSTFTVLGRNNVNAEVREMPIIGGSGLFRFARGYALASTYSFYDNGDATIEYNCYVIHY; translated from the coding sequence ATGGCTAAAACTCTCCTTGTTTCACCTTCctacttcatcttcttcatctttctcattttttcttcTACCACAACTCCAATTTTTGGAGAAGAATATAGCTATGTTAAAAGTGTCAAtcctaaaaaaatgaagataccGAGAGAAAAGGTAAGTCATTTTAAACTTTATTGGCAGGATGATGTTAGCGGGTCTAATGCAACTTCCGTCACAGTGATTGAAGCACTGAATAACTCGTCACCATATTTTGGTATGGTAAATATAATTGATAACTCGTTAACCGTTGGGCCAAATATGAGCTCAAAAACGGTTGGAAAGGCCCAAGGGCTTTACGCATCTACGGGACAAGAAGATGCTTCATTATTGATGGTTATGAATTTTGCATTCACTGATGGCAAGTACAATGGTAGCACATTCACTGTGTTAGGACGAAACAATGTAAATGCTGAGGTAAGGGAGATGCCAATAATCGGTGGCAGTGGGCTTTTCCGATTTGCTAGAGGCTATGCTCTAGCATCAACTTACTCGTTCTACGACAACGGAGACGCCACTATTGAATACAATTGTTATGTCAtacattattga